In one Pseudodesulfovibrio tunisiensis genomic region, the following are encoded:
- a CDS encoding sigma-54 dependent transcriptional regulator, giving the protein MHEFMVLTSDEEQAEALIRALSGRGDVVACKLVSECRAVLAAHPVDVVFADHAALLGEGRSYPEGVGRLWHGPSRAEVVVMVEPENVRDAMGAVRAGAADFLTYPLASGDVAHVLEQLEKRGMLRTELDYLKGQFWNEDALEVVQTSSPVMREVFAKVRQMAGTRTTVLLTGETGTGKSLVARLIHAHSTRRDEPFVSVHCGAVPDTLIESELFGHEKGAFTGAVRSKPGKFRQAQGGTLFLDEVGTISPLMQIKLLNVLQERTIQSVGGDRDVPVDVRIIAATNDDLWDMSEKGLFRKDLFYRLNVFPIEIPPLRERRSDILRFADVFISHFNAQLGKNIRGVEPDVLEAFHEYDWPGNVRELENLVERACILEQGERLGAGSFPREFLREETVREPDVHVDISLPLGRARQEVVDRFEHEYLCELLSATHGRIKEAAQWAGITPRQLHKLMARHNLRRCSFRDVAKRNS; this is encoded by the coding sequence ATGCATGAATTCATGGTCCTGACTTCCGACGAGGAACAGGCTGAAGCCTTGATTCGCGCGCTTTCCGGGCGTGGCGACGTGGTTGCGTGCAAGCTCGTTTCCGAGTGTCGCGCGGTTTTGGCTGCCCATCCCGTGGATGTGGTCTTTGCGGACCATGCCGCGCTGCTCGGTGAAGGCCGATCCTACCCGGAAGGGGTAGGGCGACTTTGGCACGGTCCGTCCCGGGCCGAGGTCGTGGTCATGGTGGAGCCGGAGAACGTGCGTGACGCAATGGGCGCGGTTCGTGCCGGTGCAGCGGATTTCCTGACGTATCCTCTTGCCTCCGGGGATGTGGCGCATGTGCTGGAGCAGTTGGAAAAGCGCGGAATGCTTCGCACCGAGCTGGATTACCTCAAGGGACAGTTCTGGAACGAGGATGCCCTTGAAGTGGTGCAGACTTCCAGTCCGGTCATGCGCGAGGTGTTTGCCAAGGTTCGCCAGATGGCCGGAACCCGGACCACAGTGCTGCTCACCGGGGAAACCGGGACCGGAAAAAGCCTTGTTGCCCGGCTGATTCACGCCCACAGCACGCGGCGTGACGAGCCTTTCGTGAGCGTGCATTGCGGGGCCGTGCCCGACACCCTGATCGAAAGCGAGCTGTTCGGGCATGAAAAGGGTGCGTTCACCGGGGCGGTGCGCAGCAAGCCCGGCAAGTTCCGGCAGGCTCAGGGTGGCACCCTGTTTCTCGACGAAGTGGGCACCATCTCGCCGCTCATGCAGATCAAGCTGCTCAACGTGCTTCAGGAACGGACCATCCAGAGCGTGGGCGGGGACAGGGATGTGCCTGTGGACGTGCGCATCATCGCGGCCACCAACGACGATCTGTGGGACATGAGCGAAAAGGGCCTGTTCCGCAAGGACCTCTTCTATCGGCTCAACGTGTTTCCCATCGAAATTCCGCCCCTGCGAGAGCGCAGAAGCGACATCCTCCGCTTCGCCGATGTCTTCATCAGCCATTTCAATGCCCAGCTCGGCAAGAACATCCGGGGCGTGGAACCGGACGTGCTCGAGGCGTTCCATGAATACGACTGGCCCGGCAACGTGCGCGAACTGGAGAATCTGGTGGAGCGCGCCTGCATTCTGGAGCAGGGGGAACGACTCGGGGCCGGCAGCTTTCCCCGCGAGTTTCTTCGGGAGGAAACCGTTCGCGAACCGGACGTGCATGTGGACATTTCCCTGCCTCTTGGGCGTGCCCGTCAGGAAGTCGTGGATCGTTTCGAGCACGAGTACCTTTGTGAACTCCTGTCCGCCACGCATGGGCGGATCAAGGAAGCCGCACAATGGGCGGGCATCACGCCCCGTCAGTTGCACAAGCTGATGGCCAGACACAACCTTCGGCGGTGTTCCTTCCGGGATGTCGCAAAGCGGAACTCCTAG
- a CDS encoding KamA family radical SAM protein, which produces MIEIVENADQEPPDRAGVAAEKDSLSLLTDMRVFPSMWEFREHVYPHVSDKQWNDWHWQLANRITDADVMADVLGPTGAEAMPLGKRLPVAVTPYYLGTAAVSGSMGLRRCIEPSLGEFATGPGECADPLGEDGHSPVPGIVHRYPDRVLFLVTDFCSTYCRYCTRSRLVGRKSRPPRINDWKRAIDYIRETPAVRDVLLSGGDPLTLSDERLDWLLTELRSIPHVEIVRIGTKVPAVLPQRVTPKLTAMLGKHHPLFMSLHFAHPDELTSETSAACAMLADAGIPLGSQTVLLRGVNDDLTTMKKLMQGLLKVRVKPYYLYQCDPIPGSAHFRTPVEKGLEIMRGLRGHTSGYAVPYYVIDAPGGGGKIPLLPEYVMGREQDSVVLRNYEGKIYEYPDTVATPVVAPGGRRAM; this is translated from the coding sequence ATGATTGAAATCGTGGAGAATGCCGATCAGGAACCTCCTGACCGCGCCGGGGTGGCCGCAGAAAAGGATTCGCTTTCCCTTTTGACGGACATGCGCGTGTTCCCTTCCATGTGGGAGTTTCGCGAGCATGTGTATCCGCATGTTTCGGACAAGCAGTGGAACGATTGGCATTGGCAGCTCGCCAATCGGATCACGGATGCGGACGTCATGGCCGACGTGCTCGGCCCCACCGGAGCTGAGGCCATGCCTCTTGGCAAGCGGCTGCCCGTTGCCGTGACTCCGTATTATCTCGGCACCGCCGCCGTGTCCGGCAGCATGGGCCTGCGCCGCTGCATCGAACCGAGTCTGGGCGAGTTCGCCACAGGCCCGGGCGAGTGTGCCGACCCCTTGGGCGAGGACGGGCATTCCCCGGTGCCGGGCATCGTGCATCGGTATCCGGACAGGGTGCTTTTTCTGGTCACGGATTTCTGCTCCACCTATTGCCGCTACTGCACCCGTTCGCGGCTCGTGGGCCGCAAGAGCCGTCCGCCGCGCATCAATGACTGGAAGCGTGCCATCGACTACATTCGGGAAACCCCGGCCGTACGCGACGTCCTGCTTTCCGGTGGCGACCCTCTGACCCTGTCCGACGAGAGGCTGGACTGGCTGCTCACGGAGCTGCGCTCCATTCCGCATGTGGAGATCGTGCGCATCGGCACCAAGGTCCCGGCGGTTCTGCCCCAGCGTGTGACTCCGAAGCTGACGGCCATGCTCGGGAAGCATCATCCCCTGTTCATGAGTTTGCACTTCGCGCATCCGGACGAACTGACCTCGGAGACCTCGGCAGCTTGCGCCATGCTGGCCGACGCCGGCATTCCCCTTGGCAGCCAGACCGTGCTGCTGCGTGGCGTGAACGATGATCTGACCACCATGAAGAAGCTCATGCAGGGTCTGCTCAAGGTGCGCGTGAAACCCTACTACCTGTATCAGTGCGACCCGATTCCGGGGTCCGCGCATTTTCGTACCCCGGTGGAAAAGGGGTTGGAGATCATGCGTGGCCTGCGCGGACATACGTCCGGCTATGCCGTGCCGTACTACGTGATCGATGCGCCCGGCGGTGGCGGCAAGATTCCCCTTCTGCCGGAATACGTGATGGGGCGGGAACAGGATTCCGTGGTGCTGCGGAATTACGAAGGCAAAATTTACGAATATCCCGACACCGTGGCGACCCCTGTGGTCGCGCCCGGTGGGCGGAGGGCCATGTAG
- a CDS encoding D-alanine--D-alanine ligase family protein, which translates to MRIGITYDLKDDYLKRGFSLEEAAEFDSEVTIAGIADALAAPGREIVRIGCVTDLVQRLAAGESWDMVFNIAEGCRGLGREAQVPALLDAWGIPYTFSGPELMTLTLHKAMTNAVVRTSGVATADFRLVREPADIDRVNLPFPLFAKPVAEGTSKGISDRSLIRSKQDLREVCLDLLETFCQPVLVETYLPGREFTVGLLGCGAEARAVGVLEVAAVGRGDASAYTYENKQEWRDRVAYELVDDEAAMNAAALALKAWRGLGCLDGGRVDVRLDEHGDPRFIEVNPLPGLNPESSDLPILWRLGGHEYSELVRSIFGSAMLRARRGWAGRRAA; encoded by the coding sequence ATGAGAATCGGCATTACCTACGATCTGAAGGACGATTACCTGAAACGGGGATTTTCCCTGGAAGAGGCGGCTGAGTTCGATTCCGAGGTGACCATTGCGGGCATCGCGGACGCCCTTGCCGCACCCGGTCGGGAAATCGTGCGGATCGGTTGCGTCACCGACCTGGTTCAGCGGCTGGCAGCCGGAGAGAGCTGGGACATGGTGTTCAACATCGCCGAAGGATGCCGGGGACTGGGCCGCGAGGCCCAGGTCCCGGCCCTGCTCGACGCGTGGGGCATTCCCTACACCTTTTCCGGGCCGGAGCTCATGACTCTGACCCTGCACAAGGCCATGACCAACGCCGTGGTCAGAACCTCGGGCGTGGCGACCGCGGATTTTCGTCTGGTGCGTGAACCAGCAGACATCGACAGGGTGAACCTGCCGTTTCCCCTGTTTGCCAAGCCCGTGGCCGAAGGCACGAGCAAGGGCATTTCCGATCGGTCCCTGATCCGCTCGAAGCAGGACCTCCGCGAGGTGTGCCTCGACCTGCTCGAAACCTTTTGCCAGCCCGTGCTGGTGGAAACGTATCTTCCGGGCCGGGAATTCACCGTGGGCCTGCTTGGGTGCGGAGCCGAGGCCCGTGCCGTTGGCGTGCTCGAGGTCGCAGCTGTGGGGCGTGGCGATGCTTCGGCCTATACCTATGAAAACAAGCAGGAGTGGCGCGACCGGGTTGCCTATGAACTCGTGGATGACGAAGCGGCCATGAATGCCGCGGCTCTGGCACTGAAGGCGTGGCGCGGTCTCGGCTGTCTGGATGGCGGCCGTGTGGACGTGCGCCTGGACGAACATGGCGATCCTCGTTTCATCGAGGTCAATCCGCTGCCCGGCCTGAACCCCGAGAGCTCGGACCTGCCCATTCTCTGGCGGCTTGGCGGCCATGAGTACAGCGAGCTTGTCCGATCCATTTTCGGGTCAGCCATGCTGCGAGCGCGCAGGGGCTGGGCAGGGAGGAGGGCGGCATGA
- a CDS encoding D-alanine--D-alanine ligase family protein produces MNRRTVAIVRNHVSASALADARDVLDQSAFVGRMLRESGWSVVEIELGTDLDEAAATLKGIRPDVVFNLVEDILDVGELACLAPAVYRRLGLPFTGSDGPVLLMTNDKFAAKHRLEAAGLSTPPGIDMGGVKRGRFPGPGRYIVKSRTEHASLGLDDSAVVDVSTAGELLEAMNGFRARMGGSCLAERFVDGREFSVAILEHPAGVGRAFGVAEIVFRADMPVKIVGYDAKWVEGSDADAATVRSFSFCETEPELAEELQRLALDCWDEMGLAGYARIDFRVDAEGRAHVIDINANPCIAENAGFMAAARRAGWSDRDVMDAIVQGAMERDGSGIKAE; encoded by the coding sequence ATGAATCGTCGAACCGTTGCCATCGTGCGCAATCATGTGTCCGCTTCGGCTTTGGCCGATGCCCGGGACGTGCTGGACCAGTCCGCGTTCGTGGGGCGCATGCTTCGCGAGTCCGGGTGGAGTGTGGTGGAGATCGAACTCGGCACTGATCTGGATGAAGCTGCGGCCACGCTCAAGGGCATCCGGCCGGACGTGGTTTTCAATCTGGTGGAGGACATTCTGGACGTCGGGGAGTTGGCGTGTCTGGCTCCGGCCGTGTATCGCCGACTTGGACTGCCTTTTACCGGCTCGGACGGTCCGGTTCTGCTCATGACCAATGACAAGTTCGCGGCCAAGCATCGGCTCGAGGCTGCCGGGCTGTCCACTCCGCCGGGCATCGACATGGGTGGGGTCAAGCGGGGGCGTTTCCCCGGTCCGGGCCGGTACATCGTGAAGAGCCGGACCGAACATGCCTCTCTCGGGCTGGATGACTCCGCAGTGGTGGACGTGTCCACGGCCGGGGAATTGCTGGAGGCCATGAACGGTTTTCGGGCGAGGATGGGCGGCTCCTGTCTTGCCGAGAGATTCGTGGATGGCCGGGAATTCAGCGTGGCCATTCTGGAACATCCGGCTGGCGTCGGCCGTGCGTTCGGTGTTGCGGAAATCGTGTTTCGTGCGGACATGCCCGTGAAGATCGTGGGCTATGACGCCAAATGGGTCGAGGGATCGGACGCGGACGCGGCCACGGTACGGAGTTTTTCCTTTTGTGAAACCGAACCGGAATTGGCGGAAGAGTTGCAGCGTCTCGCGTTGGACTGTTGGGATGAAATGGGCCTTGCCGGGTACGCACGGATTGATTTTCGTGTGGATGCGGAGGGACGGGCCCATGTGATCGATATCAATGCCAATCCGTGCATCGCGGAAAACGCCGGATTCATGGCCGCGGCCCGCCGGGCCGGATGGTCGGATCGGGACGTTATGGACGCGATAGTGCAGGGAGCCATGGAAAGAGATGGAAGCGGAATCAAAGCCGAGTGA